A single window of Actinoallomurus bryophytorum DNA harbors:
- a CDS encoding OB-fold domain-containing protein, with translation MHDRLMALAAELTAKGEVPVGPCPDPVNAAMIRNWTQTLGDPNPLWAEYAPPAMIQVWSMPGLGPRRPAVSEPALAMLHEAGYTGIVATDCEQTYDRYLRLGEELRITLRLGDVVGPKQTALGEGYFVTWYQTWYAGDERVAEMLFRVLKFRPRDSGGAAPSPDGRYPLRPAVNADTRFFWEGVEAGELRIQRCAECGELRHPPGPMCPHCHATKRDHVTASGRGVVHSYVVHHHPPVPGQRSPFVVALVELEEGVRMVGNLLGCTRDDVRIGMPVELSFQRMDDELTLPQWRPAGAVPEETAAPQEAQVAGGPALRIELTPTFVISTALATRDFMPVHHDPARARAQGSKDIFLNILTTMGLVQRCALDLVPDARLSGIAIRLGVPAYAGETLVLTGHRSGDHTLEVRGAVSLGDHVTATVRLKEPA, from the coding sequence ATGCACGATCGCCTCATGGCGCTCGCGGCCGAACTCACGGCCAAGGGGGAGGTGCCGGTCGGGCCGTGCCCCGATCCGGTGAACGCGGCGATGATCCGCAACTGGACCCAGACGCTCGGTGATCCGAACCCGCTCTGGGCCGAGTACGCCCCGCCGGCCATGATCCAGGTCTGGTCCATGCCCGGCCTGGGCCCGCGGCGGCCGGCCGTGTCCGAGCCCGCCCTCGCGATGCTGCACGAGGCGGGCTACACGGGCATCGTCGCCACCGACTGCGAGCAGACCTACGACCGATACCTCCGGCTGGGGGAAGAACTCCGCATCACCCTGCGCCTGGGCGACGTGGTCGGCCCTAAGCAGACCGCGCTCGGCGAGGGCTACTTCGTGACCTGGTACCAGACCTGGTACGCCGGGGACGAACGCGTCGCGGAGATGCTGTTCCGCGTGCTGAAGTTCCGGCCACGCGACTCCGGCGGCGCGGCCCCGTCGCCCGATGGCCGCTATCCGCTGCGGCCCGCCGTGAACGCGGACACCCGGTTCTTCTGGGAGGGCGTCGAGGCCGGCGAGCTGCGCATCCAGCGTTGCGCCGAATGCGGCGAGCTGCGACATCCGCCCGGCCCGATGTGCCCGCACTGCCACGCGACCAAGCGCGACCACGTCACGGCGAGCGGGCGCGGCGTCGTGCACAGCTATGTCGTGCACCACCATCCGCCGGTTCCGGGGCAGCGGTCGCCGTTCGTCGTGGCGCTGGTCGAGCTGGAGGAGGGCGTGCGGATGGTCGGGAACCTCCTCGGCTGCACCCGTGACGACGTCCGTATCGGCATGCCCGTCGAGCTGTCCTTCCAGCGGATGGACGACGAGCTGACGCTGCCGCAGTGGCGGCCGGCCGGTGCGGTGCCGGAAGAGACGGCGGCTCCGCAGGAGGCGCAGGTCGCCGGCGGCCCGGCGCTCCGCATCGAGCTGACCCCGACGTTCGTGATCTCCACCGCGCTGGCGACCAGGGACTTCATGCCGGTGCACCACGATCCCGCACGTGCCAGGGCACAGGGGTCCAAGGACATCTTCCTCAACATCCTCACCACGATGGGCCTGGTCCAGCGGTGCGCCCTGGATCTCGTCCCGGACGCGCGGCTCTCGGGCATCGCGATACGCCTGGGCGTCCCGGCGTACGCGGGAGAGACGCTGGTCCTGACCGGCCACCGGTCCGGCGACCACACCCTGGAGGTCCGCGGCGCGGTGAGCCTCGGCGATCACGTCACCGCGACCGTACGGCTGAAGGAGCCCGCATGA
- a CDS encoding acyl-CoA dehydrogenase family protein, with amino-acid sequence MFIDLTDAQKALRDELRDYFRACLTDEQRDRIHRDSFGPSYMEHCRRLGQDGMLGIALPEEYGGRGFGPVEQQIFANEIARAEVPYPLITLNTVAPTLVQYGTEEQKKRFLPRILAGECHFAIGYTEPGAGTDLAALRTTAVRDGDHYVVNGQKIFTSGAHHADHIWLAARTDADAKKHKGISMLIVDCTDPGFSSTPIVTMDGRHHTNSTYYQDVRVPVDMLVGEENRGWDLIVNQLNHERVTLGPAGNIAHTYDRFLRWARTKPGRDGRPLIEQPAVRRAVAEIHAFLRINELLNWQVAASMDLGWLGAPDASATKIYGSERMQDAGRIAGEVLARYGDPGDEETRDLIDRVDRGVKGGLVLTFGGGVNEIQREIIAMIGLGLPRAPR; translated from the coding sequence ATGTTCATCGACCTGACCGACGCACAGAAGGCGCTCCGCGACGAACTGCGCGACTACTTCCGCGCCTGCCTGACCGACGAGCAGCGGGACCGGATCCATCGCGACTCGTTCGGCCCCTCGTACATGGAGCACTGCCGGCGCCTGGGCCAGGACGGCATGCTGGGCATCGCGCTCCCCGAGGAGTACGGCGGGCGCGGCTTCGGCCCGGTCGAGCAGCAGATCTTCGCCAACGAGATCGCCCGCGCCGAGGTGCCGTACCCGCTCATCACCCTCAACACCGTCGCTCCGACGCTCGTGCAGTACGGGACCGAGGAGCAGAAGAAGCGCTTCCTGCCCCGGATCCTCGCCGGTGAGTGCCACTTCGCCATCGGCTACACCGAGCCCGGCGCCGGCACCGACCTGGCCGCGCTCCGTACGACGGCGGTCAGGGACGGCGACCACTACGTCGTGAACGGCCAGAAGATCTTCACCTCGGGCGCGCACCACGCCGACCACATCTGGCTGGCCGCGCGCACGGACGCCGACGCCAAGAAGCACAAGGGCATCTCGATGCTCATCGTCGACTGCACCGACCCGGGGTTCTCCTCGACGCCGATCGTCACGATGGACGGCCGCCACCACACCAACTCGACCTACTACCAGGACGTACGCGTGCCGGTCGACATGCTCGTCGGCGAGGAGAACCGCGGCTGGGACCTCATCGTCAACCAGCTCAACCACGAACGCGTCACGCTCGGCCCGGCCGGCAACATCGCCCACACCTACGACCGGTTCCTGCGCTGGGCGCGCACCAAGCCCGGCCGTGACGGGCGGCCACTGATCGAGCAGCCCGCCGTACGCCGCGCCGTCGCCGAGATCCACGCGTTCCTGCGCATCAACGAGCTGCTCAACTGGCAGGTCGCCGCGAGCATGGACCTCGGCTGGCTCGGCGCGCCGGACGCCTCCGCCACCAAGATCTACGGCTCCGAGCGCATGCAGGACGCCGGGCGCATCGCCGGCGAGGTGCTGGCGCGGTACGGCGACCCGGGCGACGAGGAGACCCGCGACCTGATCGACCGCGTCGACCGCGGGGTGAAGGGCGGCCTCGTGCTCACCTTCGGCGGCGGCGTCAACGAGATCCAGCGTGAGATCATCGCGATGATCGGCCTCGGCCTGCCGCGGGCCCCTCGCTGA
- a CDS encoding acyl-CoA dehydrogenase family protein has protein sequence MDFDLDESFQELRTLAGGLLDREATTVRLDAHERSGDPYDGKLWTALADAGLLGACLPEDLGGAGLDAVGLAVLLREIAAYAAPVPAYASLIAAVTVARHGSADQRARLTALAEGELVITAAVREPGTDLSVPPAATPGTTPGTAPTATIATTARRDGDAYVIDGVKTFVPYAGQSAYILVPARTEDGGVGVFLLEPGQVALTPYPAATHEPMARLGLDGVRAGADTLLGAGAYETLLGHATAGAVASASGALASALRLTTEHVKTRQQFDRVLAEFQAVTMQMGDVYIAGRTLDVAMWAGIWRLAEGRDDAAEVLAVAAWAACEGALKAVYTCQHLHGGLGLDVTYPLHRHFAWVKHYAHLLGGAEAQLEAIGALVA, from the coding sequence ATGGACTTCGATCTCGACGAGAGCTTTCAGGAGCTGCGGACACTGGCGGGGGGCCTGCTCGATCGCGAGGCCACCACGGTCCGGCTCGACGCACACGAACGCTCAGGTGACCCCTACGACGGCAAACTCTGGACGGCGCTGGCCGATGCCGGCCTGCTCGGCGCCTGCCTGCCGGAGGATCTCGGCGGGGCCGGGCTCGACGCGGTCGGGCTGGCGGTGCTCCTACGGGAGATCGCGGCGTACGCCGCGCCGGTGCCCGCGTACGCCTCGCTGATCGCCGCCGTCACCGTCGCACGCCACGGCAGCGCCGACCAGCGCGCGCGCCTCACCGCGCTGGCCGAGGGCGAACTGGTCATCACCGCCGCGGTACGCGAGCCGGGCACCGACCTGTCCGTGCCCCCCGCGGCGACACCGGGTACGACGCCCGGCACGGCGCCCACCGCGACGATCGCCACGACCGCGAGGCGCGACGGCGACGCGTACGTCATCGACGGCGTGAAGACCTTCGTGCCCTATGCCGGGCAGTCGGCCTACATCCTGGTCCCCGCCCGTACCGAGGACGGCGGCGTCGGCGTCTTCCTTCTCGAGCCCGGCCAGGTCGCGCTCACTCCGTACCCGGCCGCCACCCACGAGCCCATGGCGCGCCTGGGCCTGGACGGCGTCCGCGCCGGCGCGGACACCCTGCTCGGCGCCGGCGCGTACGAGACACTGCTCGGGCACGCCACCGCCGGGGCCGTCGCCAGCGCGTCCGGTGCCCTCGCCTCGGCGTTGCGCCTCACCACCGAGCACGTCAAGACGCGTCAGCAGTTCGACCGGGTGCTCGCGGAGTTCCAGGCCGTCACCATGCAGATGGGCGACGTCTACATCGCGGGACGCACCCTGGACGTGGCCATGTGGGCGGGCATCTGGCGGCTCGCCGAAGGCCGCGACGACGCCGCCGAGGTGCTCGCCGTCGCCGCCTGGGCCGCCTGCGAGGGAGCCCTGAAAGCCGTCTACACCTGCCAGCACCTGCACGGCGGGCTCGGACTCGACGTGACCTACCCGCTGCACCGCCACTTCGCGTGGGTCAAGCACTACGCCCATCTCCTCGGTGGCGCCGAGGCACAGCTCGAGGCGATCGGAGCTCTGGTGGCCTGA
- a CDS encoding TetR family transcriptional regulator produces the protein MTAEPAAAGHQTGRSRSQHQRRKRILQAAAALASRGGVEAMQMRTVAERAGVALGTLYRYFPSKMDLVVAVVNEEMDTLEASLDRRPPRSGSPAGRAVEVLMRATRGLMREPELADALIRSLLLSDVKTDLGDRMAGMLAKVAEDGAGRPEEHGVLLRSLSSIWIMEMMEILRGRSGTERLQARLEIAAERLLAGF, from the coding sequence GTGACCGCAGAACCCGCGGCGGCCGGTCACCAGACAGGCCGCTCCCGCAGCCAGCACCAGCGCCGCAAGCGCATCCTCCAGGCCGCCGCCGCGCTCGCGTCACGCGGGGGCGTGGAGGCGATGCAGATGCGGACCGTCGCCGAACGCGCCGGAGTGGCCCTGGGCACGCTCTACCGCTACTTCCCGTCCAAGATGGATCTCGTGGTGGCCGTCGTCAACGAGGAGATGGACACCCTCGAGGCGAGCCTAGACCGCCGTCCGCCGAGGTCGGGCTCCCCCGCCGGCCGTGCCGTCGAGGTGCTCATGCGCGCGACGCGCGGTCTGATGCGCGAGCCGGAGCTCGCCGACGCGCTGATCCGCTCGCTGCTGCTCTCGGACGTCAAGACCGACCTGGGCGACCGGATGGCCGGGATGCTCGCGAAGGTGGCCGAGGACGGGGCCGGCCGGCCCGAGGAGCACGGCGTGCTGCTCCGCTCACTCTCCAGCATCTGGATCATGGAGATGATGGAGATCCTGCGAGGCCGCAGCGGCACCGAGCGGCTTCAGGCGCGCCTGGAGATCGCCGCCGAGCGCCTGCTCGCCGGCTTCTGA
- a CDS encoding cation-translocating P-type ATPase → MRLRGLLGTATGLPGNALRAVAGGVSGAMERRQVHASPGSTRIQVRGMHKPGTEAVAKSLVARLLDVAGVTRAEVNAPLGLVMVVHGDETPVDALLDVVEAIEELHAVSGEPFSAIGHPANRQTVIRDAVLVGAYLAGGGAAIAGRLVRATPLPPGVATLAAMADAAPQVRGGLERRIGRPATDLVLGGGVAITHAFAYQPSGPLINSVHRMIRIVEMRGHLATWNRQACRMAPIPGAFHAEPIDVPPRPVPLPYGPVERAAWTIPAALTAAVGTYALGRDADRAQGVLAAGVPKAARLGRDAFAAQLGMSAGRRDVVVVEPDALRRLDRVDQLVVDASALRTGNLVIDEIVQVGDEGIPPEEIHERAHALVDVQNLSGRHVDGPWAVAPLRSRTMPPGAEEQLAVMRKGGATVLLLTHDDEPVALVSVVVELDSLAESLLVTARRACAVAVAGAAAGLRHRLPVEQAVPGGSRLLTSIRRLQEDGRTVMLISARGGAALAAADIGVGLLGTNGHPPWGAHILCGPGLGKAYPLIEALLPARDVSSRSARIAEVGSVAGALLAATGTPATAARRAQLAVDMAALSALATGTWAGLAVTRRPQAVPADRTPWHAWPAQAVLDRLDSTTSGISESEAERRRIHAETGGPEIPGLARVTVEELDNPLTPALAAGAGVSAVVGSITDAALIGTVLGVNALMSGVQRVGADRALRQLVDLSAVRVRLRRPDPAEPDVRATAEELVPGDVVMLSAGDAVPADLRLLAAKGLEVDESSLTGESQLVIKSARPSVSKAVADRTSMLYEGTVIAAGEATGVVVATGDRTEIGRTTRLAGERRPGGVESRLQSLTAVTLPVALGAGAGLFLSDLLRGRSVAQALGPAVSLAVAAVPEGLPFVATAAELATARRLSRRGALVRNPSTIEALGRIDVLCFDKTGTLTKGRLRLRQVSDGESATPLKELTPQRRVIVAAALRASPEQVGRRLPHPTDRAIIRAAKKLGMDESEGYTSWKRVEEIPFEPARGYHAVLGRTPDGQVLSVKGAPEIVLDRCVTWAREEGLTEFDSGAREKVEQEIDRLARLGYRVLAVAEREASGRQDLTESRIDRLCLLGLVCIADPVRPTAAEAVSRLRKAGVDVMMITGDHPTTAEAIASELNLLNGRIMTGADLDALEDDELAEALATVSVFARVSPSQKARVVQALRTAGRVVAVTGDGANDAPAIRLADVGIALGERATPAARETADVVVTDDRIETITDAIADCRAMWRSTRDALAVLLGGNLGEIAFTVVTGLVSGASPLNVRQLLLVNLLTDMLPAVALASRPPSGVSREELLQEGPDRSLGSALTRDIAVRASATAGAAMAAWTLGRMSGTRNQADTVGLVALVGTQLAQTIVTGGRDPLVLVSGVASFAALGIIVQVPVLSQFFGSTPLLPHGWMIALACAGGFALGALLVTRLPSGTLVAYVPGAELAARLAEGVKDGLADGMKDGLPSGISAAVPAEVADGARMVWRTVRGAG, encoded by the coding sequence ATGCGACTGCGAGGACTTCTCGGTACCGCGACCGGACTGCCCGGCAACGCCCTGCGGGCGGTGGCCGGCGGGGTTTCCGGCGCCATGGAGCGGCGGCAGGTGCACGCCTCGCCCGGGTCTACGCGGATTCAGGTTCGTGGCATGCACAAGCCGGGGACCGAGGCCGTCGCCAAGTCGCTCGTCGCCCGGCTTCTCGACGTCGCCGGGGTGACGCGCGCCGAGGTGAACGCGCCCCTCGGGCTCGTCATGGTCGTGCACGGCGACGAGACGCCGGTCGACGCGCTTCTCGACGTGGTCGAGGCGATCGAGGAGCTCCACGCCGTCTCCGGTGAGCCGTTCTCCGCGATCGGTCATCCGGCGAACCGGCAGACCGTCATCCGCGATGCGGTCCTCGTCGGCGCGTACCTCGCCGGTGGCGGTGCCGCCATCGCCGGGCGGCTGGTGCGGGCCACGCCGCTGCCGCCCGGTGTGGCGACGCTCGCCGCGATGGCCGACGCGGCTCCGCAGGTACGCGGCGGGCTGGAGCGGCGGATCGGGAGGCCGGCGACCGATCTGGTCCTCGGCGGCGGTGTGGCGATCACCCACGCGTTCGCGTACCAGCCGTCCGGGCCGCTCATCAACTCCGTGCACCGGATGATCCGGATCGTCGAGATGCGCGGCCACCTGGCGACCTGGAACCGCCAGGCCTGCCGCATGGCGCCGATCCCCGGGGCCTTCCACGCGGAGCCGATCGACGTGCCGCCAAGGCCGGTTCCGCTGCCGTACGGGCCGGTGGAACGCGCCGCCTGGACGATCCCGGCCGCACTGACCGCGGCCGTCGGCACGTACGCCCTCGGTCGTGACGCGGACCGGGCCCAGGGCGTGCTCGCCGCGGGTGTGCCCAAGGCGGCGCGGCTGGGGCGTGACGCGTTCGCCGCCCAGCTCGGCATGTCGGCCGGCCGCCGCGACGTCGTCGTGGTCGAGCCGGACGCGCTGAGAAGGCTCGACCGCGTGGACCAGCTGGTCGTCGACGCGTCCGCGCTGAGGACCGGCAACCTGGTCATCGACGAGATCGTCCAGGTCGGCGACGAGGGGATTCCGCCCGAAGAGATCCATGAGCGTGCGCACGCTCTCGTCGACGTGCAGAACCTGAGCGGCCGCCACGTGGACGGACCCTGGGCGGTGGCGCCGCTGCGCTCACGCACCATGCCGCCCGGCGCGGAGGAACAGCTGGCCGTGATGCGCAAGGGCGGCGCGACCGTACTCCTCCTGACCCACGACGACGAGCCGGTCGCGCTGGTGTCCGTCGTGGTCGAGCTGGACTCCCTCGCCGAGTCGCTGCTCGTGACCGCACGGCGCGCCTGCGCGGTCGCCGTCGCCGGTGCCGCCGCAGGCTTGCGGCACCGGCTCCCGGTCGAGCAGGCGGTACCCGGGGGGAGCCGGCTCCTGACCTCCATCCGGCGGCTGCAGGAGGACGGCCGTACGGTCATGCTGATCTCCGCGCGGGGCGGAGCGGCGCTGGCCGCCGCCGACATCGGCGTCGGGCTCCTGGGGACGAACGGCCATCCGCCCTGGGGCGCCCACATTCTCTGCGGTCCGGGCCTCGGGAAGGCATACCCGCTGATCGAGGCGCTGCTGCCCGCCCGTGACGTCAGCTCGCGCTCGGCCCGTATCGCCGAGGTCGGGTCGGTGGCCGGCGCTCTGCTGGCCGCGACCGGAACCCCCGCGACCGCCGCGCGCAGGGCCCAGCTCGCGGTCGACATGGCGGCGCTGTCCGCCCTCGCGACCGGGACCTGGGCGGGGCTCGCGGTGACCCGGCGGCCCCAGGCCGTGCCGGCCGACCGTACGCCCTGGCACGCGTGGCCGGCCCAGGCCGTACTGGACCGGCTCGACTCGACCACGTCGGGCATCAGCGAGTCGGAGGCGGAACGCCGAAGGATCCACGCGGAGACCGGCGGGCCGGAGATCCCCGGCCTCGCACGGGTCACGGTCGAGGAGCTCGACAACCCGCTCACGCCCGCGCTGGCGGCCGGGGCGGGAGTGTCCGCGGTGGTCGGCTCCATCACCGACGCCGCGTTGATCGGGACCGTCCTCGGGGTCAACGCCCTCATGTCCGGTGTCCAGCGCGTCGGCGCCGACCGTGCCCTGCGGCAACTGGTCGACCTCAGCGCCGTGCGCGTACGCCTGCGGCGGCCCGACCCGGCGGAGCCCGACGTGAGAGCCACGGCGGAGGAGCTGGTGCCCGGCGACGTGGTCATGCTGAGCGCCGGCGACGCGGTGCCGGCGGACCTGCGGCTGCTCGCCGCGAAGGGGCTGGAGGTCGACGAGTCCAGCCTCACCGGCGAGTCGCAGCTGGTCATCAAGAGCGCACGGCCGAGCGTGTCCAAGGCCGTCGCGGACCGTACCTCGATGCTCTACGAGGGCACGGTCATCGCGGCCGGGGAGGCGACGGGGGTCGTCGTCGCCACCGGGGACCGGACCGAGATCGGGCGTACGACGAGGCTCGCCGGCGAGCGCCGCCCCGGCGGGGTCGAGTCACGGCTCCAGTCCCTCACCGCGGTCACGCTGCCGGTCGCGCTGGGAGCCGGTGCGGGACTGTTCCTGTCGGACCTGCTGCGCGGGCGGTCGGTCGCCCAGGCCCTGGGCCCGGCGGTCAGCCTCGCGGTCGCCGCGGTGCCGGAGGGCCTGCCCTTCGTCGCGACCGCCGCGGAGCTGGCGACGGCGCGCCGCCTGTCCCGGCGCGGCGCGCTCGTACGCAACCCGTCGACGATCGAGGCCCTCGGCCGGATCGACGTCCTGTGCTTCGACAAGACCGGCACCCTGACCAAGGGCAGGCTCCGGCTGAGGCAGGTCTCGGACGGCGAGTCGGCCACCCCGCTCAAGGAGCTGACGCCGCAGCGCCGGGTGATCGTCGCGGCCGCGCTCCGTGCGAGCCCGGAGCAGGTCGGCCGGAGGCTGCCACACCCCACCGACCGGGCGATCATCCGCGCGGCCAAGAAGCTCGGCATGGACGAGTCCGAGGGGTACACGTCCTGGAAACGCGTCGAGGAGATCCCGTTCGAGCCCGCCCGCGGCTACCATGCCGTGCTCGGCCGCACCCCGGACGGGCAGGTCCTCAGCGTCAAGGGAGCGCCGGAGATCGTGCTGGACCGCTGCGTCACGTGGGCGCGCGAGGAGGGCCTCACGGAGTTCGACTCCGGCGCGCGGGAGAAGGTCGAGCAGGAGATCGACCGGCTGGCGCGTCTCGGATACCGCGTCCTCGCCGTCGCCGAACGCGAGGCGTCGGGCCGCCAGGACCTCACCGAGTCGCGCATCGACCGGCTGTGCCTGCTCGGCCTGGTCTGCATCGCCGACCCGGTACGGCCGACCGCCGCCGAGGCCGTCTCGCGGCTGCGCAAGGCCGGCGTCGACGTCATGATGATCACCGGTGACCACCCCACGACCGCGGAGGCCATCGCGTCGGAGCTGAACCTCCTGAACGGCCGGATCATGACGGGCGCCGACCTCGACGCCCTGGAGGACGACGAGCTCGCGGAGGCGCTGGCCACGGTCTCGGTGTTCGCCCGGGTCAGCCCCAGCCAGAAGGCACGCGTCGTCCAGGCCCTACGGACGGCCGGCCGCGTGGTGGCCGTCACGGGCGACGGCGCCAACGACGCCCCGGCGATCCGGCTGGCCGACGTGGGGATCGCGCTCGGCGAGCGTGCCACTCCGGCCGCACGCGAGACCGCGGACGTCGTGGTCACCGACGACCGGATCGAGACCATCACCGACGCGATCGCCGACTGCCGGGCGATGTGGCGGTCGACCCGCGACGCGCTCGCCGTCCTGCTCGGAGGCAACCTCGGTGAGATCGCCTTCACCGTCGTCACAGGTCTGGTCAGCGGCGCCAGCCCGCTGAACGTCCGCCAGCTCCTCCTGGTCAACCTGCTCACCGACATGCTCCCCGCGGTCGCGCTCGCGTCCCGCCCGCCCTCGGGAGTGAGCCGCGAGGAACTGCTCCAGGAAGGGCCCGACCGCTCGCTCGGCTCCGCGCTCACCCGTGACATCGCGGTACGCGCGAGCGCCACCGCCGGAGCCGCCATGGCCGCCTGGACGCTCGGCCGGATGAGCGGCACCCGGAACCAGGCCGACACGGTCGGTCTCGTCGCCCTGGTCGGCACGCAGCTCGCGCAGACGATCGTGACCGGCGGCCGTGATCCGCTGGTCCTGGTGTCCGGGGTCGCCTCGTTCGCCGCGCTCGGGATCATCGTCCAGGTCCCGGTGCTGAGTCAGTTCTTCGGCAGCACGCCGCTGCTGCCGCACGGCTGGATGATCGCGCTGGCCTGCGCCGGGGGCTTCGCGCTCGGGGCGCTCCTGGTGACGCGCCTGCCCAGCGGCACACTGGTCGCGTACGTGCCGGGCGCCGAGCTGGCCGCGCGGCTGGCCGAGGGGGTCAAGGACGGCCTCGCCGACGGGATGAAGGACGGTCTTCCGAGCGGCATCTCGGCCGCCGTTCCGGCCGAGGTCGCCGACGGTGCACGGATGGTCTGGCGTACCGTACGGGGCGCGGGGTGA